CCCGTAGAAAGGCCTAAGAATTTGTTGAAATTTCTCTTTCTCCTCACCATCCTTTAAAACATCTCCTCTGAACTTACCTGCTTCAAAGCAAATGTTTTTTCTAGCATTCGAGATGATATACTGTTTGTCCCTAAAACTCCAACTGTCCTTCCAAGATTGGAATTCAATAATTTTCAATTCTTCCAGAAGTGACAAGACATCTTGCCCATAATTAGATGGGTATGCTAAATCATAGTGTGCTCCTTGAGCAAATGTGGTATTTCCTACTTCGGAAAAAGAAGAGGTGCCACCAAGCCTTTCTGAAAGCTCGAAGAGCATAAAGTCTTGATCTTTTAGCGTAAATGCTGCCCCTAAACCTGCGATTCCACCACCCACTATCACGGTTTCTACATTGATGGTGTTGGTTTTTTGAAAGTCCTGACTTTTGAAAATCAAATGCCCAGTGTGTATATCTGTGTCAACGGAAATCGGAAAACCATTTTTGTCGTCACCCCAATCACATGATTGCAGAATAATCGGCAAAGTAGCCAGTGACGATAGTTTGATAAACTTCCTTCTTTTCATAGGTTCAGTCCCTCGCTATTTGAAGCCATAATTTCCATTTAAATAATATTTGTACAAGACGGGGTCTTTAATTGTATTGATTTTTAAAGCTTCAGTTTTTCTTGAAGGCTTACCAAAACTCAACATCATTTGCATCGCCTCTTGATTTAACCATTTGGTAGGGTATTGCTCAAATTTACTTTTCGCCAATCGGCTTTTCATATCTGATTTACCCATGTTAGCTGATCCAATAGCCCAAGACCATTCACCCAGTGTCAAGATTTGATTGTGGTAGGAAACAACATTCAAGTTTGCTGCTTCCATTGTCTTTAATACAATATCGTAAGCCTCGGTGGCGAAGTATGGACTGCCTGACTGCGTCACCACCAAGCCTTTAATGGTCAAATTTCTACTAACTAACTCGTAAAATTCCTGAGTGAAAAACTGGTTCCTTTCTATATCGATCGGATCCGCCACATCTAAAAAAATGATATCATACTTTCGGTTACTCGAATTCAAATAATCAAAAATATCACTGGCCACGACCTGTGCTTTTTTGTCGGCTGGGTATTCTCGGTTATATCTCAAAAACAACTCCTCCTCCGACGCCAATTCCAAGAGTTTCCCATCGATCGGTACTTGATCAATATGCTCCAAGCCCGCTTTAAAAAGCTCATTAACCAACATGCCATTCTCCCCACCTACTACTAAAACTTCATTTACATCTGAAACCAAGTTCAACACTGGAAATGCAAAAGGTTCATAAAAAAGCCAAGCGTCTATTGAGCTAAACTGGTTCACACCATCGGCATAAAACCAATGATCTCCTTTCCATTCCGTAATATCCACCCGCTGAATATCAGTGGTATAGGAGTAAACGACCTTGTCATGAAAATTTGACTGGGTTTCAAAGAATTTGGGAGGATCAAAAAAGTTTGAACCAATTAAAAATGTTATCGCACCATGAGCAGTAACTACAGCAATAGACCTTTTTACTTCCCAATAATGAGCTATTAAACCTGTTGCAAAAAAGAGCACCAACATTTCTGAAAAGCTATGTTCTTTAGAAAAGAAGCTCAGTAAAAACCCGAAAAGAAAAAACGGCACCAAGACTAAAAGCGTCCACTTGGGTGCTTTAGGTACAATAGGATATCGGAACAAAGCATAAGCTGAAACACTCAACAATAGAAGTTCTAAGTAGAGTATAAATTGAGGCGAATAAAGTGTGGAATAAAGCCAGTAATCGAGTTTAAGCCAAGCTAATGGCAATATTATCAGTGCGATGGCCATGTACCGAAGTCCAGACCATTTTTGAAGAAACTTTCTGGTCAAGAATATACCACTGAAGAAAATGAACAAATAGCCAAAAATATCGATCAGCGGTTTCTCATAAAAGTAATTTGCAAGTAACACGGGATAGCCGAGGCAATAGCCAACAAGGCTCCATCCAGCTATCATCACGTTGCCCTTGAAGACATTACTCATCCTGACCCTTATTCTTTTTATTTCTGTTTCTAAGCTCCGATTCAAATCCAGCAGCCACTATACCTGCGGGTAACGCAAAAAGACCGACTCCCATAATGGCTATAGCCGCACCAAGGAGTTTGCCTAGGGCCGTTACTGGATAAACGTCTCCATAACCAACGGTAGTTAGTGTAGCTACACCCCACCACATGGTTTCTGGAATGCTCTGAAAACCTGGTTTATCAGGCTCATATTCAATGTAATACATCAGTGTTGAAGCAAATATCAACATGATAATGAGCAAAGTCAGCGAAACGATTAACTCCTCTCTTCGCTTTCTAATCACGTCTGAAATCAGTGTCAAAGCTTGAGAGTATCGGCCTAACTTAAAGATTCTGACTAACCTAGCCAATCTTAAAATTCTAACAATCCGTCCATCTGAATGATTTAAAACAAACGGTAGGTAGAAAGGCAGAATAGCTAAAAGATCGATAATAGCTGAGGCCGAGAACATGTATTTGATCCGTCCAAAAACAGGATGCTTATATTTTTCTAATACTGTACAAGCCCAAAGCCTGATTACATATTCTATGCTAAATACAACAACTGAAAAGACCTCGAAGTAATGAAAGTAAAGGCTATACTGATCATGAATAGAATCTACCGTTTCGATAATAACGGCAGCAACATTGAGTAGAATCAATGTCGTAATCAACATGTCAAACCGTTTACTTAAGGTGTCTGCCTCTTCTGCTCGATCGAGTGTTTTTAGAATTTTACGTTTCGTTGCCTTACTCATTTCAGAAAGATAAAGATTTATAAGCCTTTGGTGGCTCTCGAAAAATCAATCATATTGAAAGTTATACAAATACCTTCATTTCATGAGCCCTGGTTTGGTAATCGGTCTAATAGCCGGATATTTTGCACTATTGGTAGTTATAGCACGCGTAACATCGAAAGGTGCGACGTCGCAGACATTCTTCACTGCGAATAAGCAATCACCATGGTTTTTGGTAGCCTTCGGTATGATTGGTGCATCACTTTCTGGTGTAACTTTCATTTCTGTACCGGGAGAAGTCGGCAACAGCTTCTTTTCTTACTTTCAGGTCGTATTGGGCTATTTATTAGGCTATTTCGTAATAGCCAAAGTATTACTCCCACTATACTACAAGCTAAATCTAGTTTCCATTTACGGTTATTTAGAACAACGATTCGGGTTTTGGTCTTACAAAACTGGATCAGCATTCTTTCTACTGTCTAGAACAATTCAAGCTTCTTTTCGGCTTTTCTTGGTAGCGATAGTCCTGCAGACAGCTCTTTTCGATGCTTTCGGGGTTCCGTTTTGGGTATCTGTGGCTGTGACGATTTTGTTGATCTGGATATACACTTTCCAAGGCGGTATTAAAACGATCGTTTGGACGGATACTTTACAGACCTCCTTCCTATTAATCGCCGTGATCACCACGATTTACATCATCACCAAAGAACTTGGTTGGGGGTTTGGAGAAACCATTGCTGAAATTCAATCCAGTGAAATGTCCAAGATTTTTTATCTGGATTGGGGTAACGCTCGTTTCTTCCCTAAGCAATTTATTTCTGGTGCACTGATCGCCATCGTTATGACTGGCTTAGATCAGGATATGATGCAAAAGAACTTGACTTGTAAGTCACTGAAAGATGCACAAAAGAACATTTTCTGGTTTAGCGTGGTGCTAATTATCGCGAATATCTTATTCCTAAGTTTAGGTGCCTTACTTTACTTGTATGCAGAACAAAATGGCATTTCTATCCCAGATCGCACGGATGGATTGTACCCATTATTGGCCTTAAATCACCTCGGTACTTTTGCTGGCATTGTATTTTTACTTGGCATAATTGCAGCTGCCTATTCAAGTGCAGATTCTGCTTTAACCGCCCTAACAACCGCCTTTTGTGTGGACTTTCTAAACTTTGAGCAACGTGAGGAAAGCGAGAAGAAAAAGGTAAGACTAAAGGTTCATATCGCCTTTTCAGTAGCTTTATTCATTATCATTCTAATATTTAATGGCATAAATGATGATAGCGTCATCAACTCTATTTTCCGAGCAGCAGGATATACTTATGGCCCCTTACTTGGTCTATTTTCTTTTGGTTTATTAACCAAAAGGGTCGTTCGCGATAAATATGTTTTAGCCGTTTGCATAGCTGCACCCATCCTATCTTACCTTATTGATATGAACACAGATGGGTGGCTTGGATTCTTCGTACTCGCCTTAAATGGGGCACTAACTTTCCTTGGATTGCTAGCAATTTCCAGAACAGGAAAAGAGGCTTAACTTATTGTTTTATACGTTTCTTAAGCTTCACGGCTTCCACTTTCCTTCGCCTACGCATATTCAAACTTTCTACCGCCAAGGAGAAGAATACCGCAAAGTAGATGTAACCTTTAGGGATGTGTTCTCCAATGCCTTCAAGCACCAACATAAATCCAATTAAGATCAAGAAGGACATGGCCAACATTTGAAGAGAAGGGTTCTTGTTTATAAAGTCACTAATTCTACCTGCAAAAGTCATCATCACTACCATTGCAATAGTAACTGCCACAATCATAATTAATATCTCTTCAGTCAAACCTACTGCAGTTAAAATTGAATCAAAGGAAAACACCATGTCAAGCGCGACAATCTGAAGGATAACCTTAGCAATTGAAGTAGCTTTTTTCTGCGTTTCTTCGTGTTCATCAATTTCTAGTGACTCATGGATTTCAGTAGTGCTTTTTCCAATTAGAAAAAGACCACCAACAATGAGAATCAAGTCTTTGATACTAATCTCATAGTCGAAAGCAGTAAATAAAGGCTCTGTAAAACCAATTATCCAACTTATCCCTAGAAGTAGGCCTATTCTCATCACTAGGGCTAGCAGTAGTCCAAGGTTTCGAGTATTTCTTTGCTTCTCTTTTGGAAGTCTATTCGAAATGATTGAGATAAAAATGATGTTATCAACACCGAGCACAATTTCTAAGAATGTGAGTGTTAATAAGGCGACAACGCCTTCAGAGGTAAATAAGACTTCCATTTAAGTTTAAAAAGAATTGGTAGTGTAAGTTAGGAACAAATTTAAGGGATTTAAAGGGCGAGCTCTACAGTCGGATCCCAGTATACTTGATCAAGATTTTGAATTTTATCATCAACTACTATTACGCCCTCGGCCTCTAACCGTTTTTGCATCGGGTTAATCGTTCCAAAGTGATGTTTACCGGTCAAAATTCCGGCTCGATTTACGACTCTATGTGCTGGTACATCTTCATGAATACCCGAAGCATTCATTGCCCAACCCACAATTCGTGCACTCCCTTTTGAACCAAGATAGTGGGCTATGGCCCCATAACTGGTTACACGACCGGGAGGAATTAAACGGGCCACATCGTAAACACTATTGAAAAAATTAGTGTGATCTTTTGCCATATTCTAAGCTAATAAAAAAGTCCCAACCAGTGGCTGGGACTTTTAGTCTTTTACGATGCGTTGAGATTAACCTCCACCAGCAAAAATTCCGAAAATACCCATCATGTTCAGTAACACTAGCAGAATAACTACTGGGCAAACAAAACGAATAAAGAATACAAATGCATTGGATGCTAAAGTACCTGGTGTCCATTTAGACCCTTGGTCAATCTCAGAAACAATATTGTCAATTGGCATTTTCCAAGCTACATAAATACATGTAACAAGCGCTACGATAACAATAAAGAACGTACCGAAGAAGTAGTCAAGGATATCCATAAAACCGGTGTAAGTACCACCGAAAATGGTGACTTCCATTTCTGAAAAGAATGCTGCTCCTCCTGAAGAAAGTGCCGAAGGAATACCTACTATGAATAATGCAGTTCCGACAACCCAAGCCGATTTCTTACGGCTCCATTTCTTTTCATCCATAAAGTAAGATGCTGGTACTTCTAACATCGAAATTGAAGAGGTCAAAGCTGCTACAGTTAATAACAGGAAGAAAAATGCCCCTATGGCAGCGCCACCAGGCATTTGTGAGAATATCTCTGGAAGCACTTGAAACACCAAAGTTGGCCCAGCTTCAGGAGATAGCCCGTAAGCAAATACAGCAGGGAAAATCATAAATCCAGCTAATAGCGCTACTCCAGCATCCATAAAGCCTACCCATACACCACTACTTACTATGTTCGCTGATTTTGGTAGATAAGATCCGTAGGTAACCATAATACCCCAACCGATACTCATAGAGAAAAATGCCTGACCTAGTGCGGCTAGAATCGTATTACCAGTGATCTTACTGAAATCTGGGTTCATGTAGAAATCAACCCCTTTCATAGCACCTTCTAGTGTTAAACTTCTAATCGCTACTACGGCAATTAGAATGAATAAAACAGGCATTAAAACTTTAGCAGCCTTTTCTATACCACCTGAAATACCTTTGTTGACAATAAAAATCGTGACTAGCGTAAAGGCAGCCATCAGCGGAATTGTCATTGTTGGGTTAGCAGCAAAATCTGCAAATGACTCTGTAGAACCAGAAATTGATTTACCAATATAACCGATCGTCCATCCTGCAATTACACCGTAATAAGAAAGCACGAAGAAGCTCACCAAAACGGCAAGAATAGCCCCTAACCCCATAAAAAATGGATTCGCACCCGTGTCTTTAAATGCACCAATGGTACTTTTCTTGGTAAATCGACCAAAGCCCATTTCTGTAAAGAGTAACGGTACACCAATCAGAATTACACAAGCCAAATAAACGAGCACAAAGGCTCCACCACCATTTTCTCCAGTGATGTAAGGGAAACGCCAAATGTTCCCTAATCCGACTGCTGAACCAGCTGCAGCCATGATGAATCCAAACTTGGATCCCCACTGCCCGCGGTTGTCGGAAGAAGCATTTATTGCCATAGAATTAGTATTTAAGGTTTAGTTGAGATAAAAATATCTTTTCAATATATCCAAAATAGAGCAGACTGCAATTCGAATTAGGTCAGACGGCACTTCTATGACATCTGCTTGACCAGTATTGCTATACCTTCGACAAATGACCTAGGGGAATAACCCAAGTCTTTGATGGCTTTGTTGATTAACAAACCTGTCTTTGGAGGCCTTTTGGCGGTTTGGGTAAATGTTGATGCATCTGCTCGTTCCATTGTTTTGATATCTAACTGAAAGAACTTGGCAGTTTCCAAAGCCATTTCGTAAGGCGTTAATAGATCTTTTCCGCTAATATTATAAATACCTTCAGCACGCTGATCGGCTATTAAGTAACATCCTATCGCTAGGTCTTCGGCAAGCGTAGGGCTTCTTAATTGATCATCTACCACTTTAATCTCTTTCCCTTCTTCGAGACTTTTCTTCACCCAGAGCACTATGTTAGATCGGCTCATATCGTGCGCAATTCCATAAACCAGCACTGTTCTAGCGATCGACCACTTAATTTTGGACTCAAAAAGTAGTTTCTCGGCTGCCAATTTACTTTCCCCATAATAACTGATCGGATTAGCACTAGCTAACTCATCATATGGGCCATCTTCTCCATCAAAAATAAAATCGGTCGATAAGTGCAGAAGAAACGCTCCCGTTTGTTCACAAGCTTCTATCACATAAGAAACAGCATCCACATTTTGCTTCCAGCAAGCCTCTTGCTCAATCTCGGACTGGTCTACATTTGTCATGGCTGCCGTATGGATTACGACGTCTGGTTGATGTGTTTTTATAACGGATAGGACTTGGCCTCGATCTGTAATGTCAATTTGATCATAGGTATAATTGTCTTCCGAATAGGGCAATCGATTATCACCTCTTGCAGTAGCAATAAGTTCATCGGTACCTTTGTCCAAAATCAACTTCACCAGCTTTTGACCAAGTAGGCCATTAGCACCAGTTATTAATACTCTCATTTAATTTTTTGGGTAGGTGATGCCGTACTTTTTAGTGATCTCAGACTTGGACATAGGGACTACCTTTACTTCCATTCTCACATCACTAAGTGGCTTATCTCTTCGATTAGTTTCCACGGCTGCAATTTTATCAATCACCGCTAAACCTTCTACCACTTTACCGAAAACAGTGTATTCAGCGTCCAAATGAGGCGTTCCTCCTATGGTAGCGTAGATCTCCTTGGCAAAATCGGGATAACCAGGGTCCGTTTGATCACCAAAACGCTTTTCAATGACATCCATGGAGTTATAGACTAGATTTCGTTGAGCGGTTTGAAAGTCATAGGCCGTATCCTCTTGCGCCTTTTGTACATGGTAATTGTACTTTTCTGTTAGCTCTGGGTAGCGTTCCGAATCAAGCATTCGCTGGAACAGGCCATTTACCTTCAGGTAATGTCTCCTATCTGCTCTAGATTTTAGGCCCTCATCATCATACGTTTCACCTTGAACAATATAAAACTGCGAACCACTAG
This is a stretch of genomic DNA from Roseivirga misakiensis. It encodes these proteins:
- a CDS encoding spermine/spermidine synthase domain-containing protein, which translates into the protein MSNVFKGNVMIAGWSLVGYCLGYPVLLANYFYEKPLIDIFGYLFIFFSGIFLTRKFLQKWSGLRYMAIALIILPLAWLKLDYWLYSTLYSPQFILYLELLLLSVSAYALFRYPIVPKAPKWTLLVLVPFFLFGFLLSFFSKEHSFSEMLVLFFATGLIAHYWEVKRSIAVVTAHGAITFLIGSNFFDPPKFFETQSNFHDKVVYSYTTDIQRVDITEWKGDHWFYADGVNQFSSIDAWLFYEPFAFPVLNLVSDVNEVLVVGGENGMLVNELFKAGLEHIDQVPIDGKLLELASEEELFLRYNREYPADKKAQVVASDIFDYLNSSNRKYDIIFLDVADPIDIERNQFFTQEFYELVSRNLTIKGLVVTQSGSPYFATEAYDIVLKTMEAANLNVVSYHNQILTLGEWSWAIGSANMGKSDMKSRLAKSKFEQYPTKWLNQEAMQMMLSFGKPSRKTEALKINTIKDPVLYKYYLNGNYGFK
- a CDS encoding ion transporter, producing the protein MSKATKRKILKTLDRAEEADTLSKRFDMLITTLILLNVAAVIIETVDSIHDQYSLYFHYFEVFSVVVFSIEYVIRLWACTVLEKYKHPVFGRIKYMFSASAIIDLLAILPFYLPFVLNHSDGRIVRILRLARLVRIFKLGRYSQALTLISDVIRKRREELIVSLTLLIIMLIFASTLMYYIEYEPDKPGFQSIPETMWWGVATLTTVGYGDVYPVTALGKLLGAAIAIMGVGLFALPAGIVAAGFESELRNRNKKNKGQDE
- a CDS encoding sodium:solute symporter, which gives rise to MSPGLVIGLIAGYFALLVVIARVTSKGATSQTFFTANKQSPWFLVAFGMIGASLSGVTFISVPGEVGNSFFSYFQVVLGYLLGYFVIAKVLLPLYYKLNLVSIYGYLEQRFGFWSYKTGSAFFLLSRTIQASFRLFLVAIVLQTALFDAFGVPFWVSVAVTILLIWIYTFQGGIKTIVWTDTLQTSFLLIAVITTIYIITKELGWGFGETIAEIQSSEMSKIFYLDWGNARFFPKQFISGALIAIVMTGLDQDMMQKNLTCKSLKDAQKNIFWFSVVLIIANILFLSLGALLYLYAEQNGISIPDRTDGLYPLLALNHLGTFAGIVFLLGIIAAAYSSADSALTALTTAFCVDFLNFEQREESEKKKVRLKVHIAFSVALFIIILIFNGINDDSVINSIFRAAGYTYGPLLGLFSFGLLTKRVVRDKYVLAVCIAAPILSYLIDMNTDGWLGFFVLALNGALTFLGLLAISRTGKEA
- a CDS encoding TerC family protein, encoding MEVLFTSEGVVALLTLTFLEIVLGVDNIIFISIISNRLPKEKQRNTRNLGLLLALVMRIGLLLGISWIIGFTEPLFTAFDYEISIKDLILIVGGLFLIGKSTTEIHESLEIDEHEETQKKATSIAKVILQIVALDMVFSFDSILTAVGLTEEILIMIVAVTIAMVVMMTFAGRISDFINKNPSLQMLAMSFLILIGFMLVLEGIGEHIPKGYIYFAVFFSLAVESLNMRRRRKVEAVKLKKRIKQ
- a CDS encoding MGMT family protein, with the protein product MAKDHTNFFNSVYDVARLIPPGRVTSYGAIAHYLGSKGSARIVGWAMNASGIHEDVPAHRVVNRAGILTGKHHFGTINPMQKRLEAEGVIVVDDKIQNLDQVYWDPTVELAL
- a CDS encoding sodium-dependent transporter, with protein sequence MAINASSDNRGQWGSKFGFIMAAAGSAVGLGNIWRFPYITGENGGGAFVLVYLACVILIGVPLLFTEMGFGRFTKKSTIGAFKDTGANPFFMGLGAILAVLVSFFVLSYYGVIAGWTIGYIGKSISGSTESFADFAANPTMTIPLMAAFTLVTIFIVNKGISGGIEKAAKVLMPVLFILIAVVAIRSLTLEGAMKGVDFYMNPDFSKITGNTILAALGQAFFSMSIGWGIMVTYGSYLPKSANIVSSGVWVGFMDAGVALLAGFMIFPAVFAYGLSPEAGPTLVFQVLPEIFSQMPGGAAIGAFFFLLLTVAALTSSISMLEVPASYFMDEKKWSRKKSAWVVGTALFIVGIPSALSSGGAAFFSEMEVTIFGGTYTGFMDILDYFFGTFFIVIVALVTCIYVAWKMPIDNIVSEIDQGSKWTPGTLASNAFVFFIRFVCPVVILLVLLNMMGIFGIFAGGG
- a CDS encoding SDR family oxidoreductase; protein product: MRVLITGANGLLGQKLVKLILDKGTDELIATARGDNRLPYSEDNYTYDQIDITDRGQVLSVIKTHQPDVVIHTAAMTNVDQSEIEQEACWKQNVDAVSYVIEACEQTGAFLLHLSTDFIFDGEDGPYDELASANPISYYGESKLAAEKLLFESKIKWSIARTVLVYGIAHDMSRSNIVLWVKKSLEEGKEIKVVDDQLRSPTLAEDLAIGCYLIADQRAEGIYNISGKDLLTPYEMALETAKFFQLDIKTMERADASTFTQTAKRPPKTGLLINKAIKDLGYSPRSFVEGIAILVKQMS
- a CDS encoding peptidylprolyl isomerase: MKSIKMICLVAILGIIGCAPPEMDEIVVISTPYGDMTAVLYDETPLHKANFLKLAKGGMYDSVIFHRVIENFMIQTGNLATGKLESGVDYRIDAEFMPEKYIHEKGALAAARIGDSDNPTKKSSGSQFYIVQGETYDDEGLKSRADRRHYLKVNGLFQRMLDSERYPELTEKYNYHVQKAQEDTAYDFQTAQRNLVYNSMDVIEKRFGDQTDPGYPDFAKEIYATIGGTPHLDAEYTVFGKVVEGLAVIDKIAAVETNRRDKPLSDVRMEVKVVPMSKSEITKKYGITYPKN